Proteins encoded in a region of the Vibrio ponticus genome:
- a CDS encoding flagellin produces the protein MTINVNTNVSAMTAQRYLNKATGDLTTSMERLSSGQKINSAKDDAAGLQISNRLTAQSRGLDVAMRNANDGISIAQTAEGAMNESTNILQRIRDLSLQSANGTNSESERVAIHEEVSALQDELNRIAETTSFGGRKLLNGQFGEAAFQIGASSGEAMIMSLTSIRADDTRMGGHTITGTEGKDANWGVDGTKADLTVKFTTKEGEVVDLAINAKQGDDIEEVATYLNGQSQQIKTSVNENGQLQFFVADHNLQGNIEFGGGLATELGLVNGPGTPTTVQSIDVTTVGGAQNAVGIVDAALKYVDSQRADLGAKQNRLSHSINNLANIQENVAASNSRIRDTDFAKETTAMTKAQILQQAGTSILAQAKQLPNSAMTLLQ, from the coding sequence ATGACCATCAACGTCAATACTAACGTTTCGGCAATGACGGCACAGCGTTATCTAAATAAAGCGACGGGTGATCTTACAACCTCGATGGAGCGTCTATCATCTGGGCAAAAGATCAACAGCGCTAAAGATGATGCGGCAGGCTTACAGATCTCTAACCGCTTGACTGCACAGTCGCGTGGTTTAGACGTTGCTATGCGTAACGCAAACGACGGTATTTCAATCGCCCAGACAGCAGAAGGTGCGATGAATGAATCGACTAACATTCTGCAACGTATTCGTGACTTGTCACTGCAATCAGCGAACGGTACTAACTCAGAATCTGAGCGTGTAGCGATTCATGAAGAAGTATCAGCACTGCAAGATGAACTAAACCGTATTGCGGAAACCACGTCATTTGGTGGTCGTAAATTGCTAAACGGTCAGTTTGGAGAAGCGGCATTCCAAATTGGTGCGAGTTCAGGTGAAGCGATGATCATGAGCTTAACCAGTATCCGTGCTGATGATACTCGTATGGGTGGTCACACAATCACGGGTACAGAAGGTAAAGATGCGAATTGGGGTGTTGATGGTACTAAAGCGGATTTAACCGTTAAGTTTACTACTAAAGAAGGTGAAGTCGTTGACTTAGCAATCAATGCTAAGCAAGGCGATGATATTGAAGAAGTTGCCACTTACCTGAATGGTCAGTCACAGCAAATCAAAACTTCAGTGAATGAAAACGGACAACTGCAATTTTTCGTTGCCGACCATAACCTACAAGGTAATATCGAGTTTGGTGGCGGTCTAGCGACCGAATTAGGTTTGGTTAATGGTCCTGGTACACCTACAACCGTACAAAGCATTGATGTTACCACTGTGGGTGGTGCACAAAATGCAGTCGGTATTGTTGATGCAGCATTGAAGTACGTTGATTCACAACGTGCCGATCTAGGTGCAAAACAAAACCGTTTAAGCCACAGCATCAATAACTTGGCAAATATCCAAGAAAATGTCGCGGCATCAAATAGCCGTATTCGCGATACGGATTTCGCTAAAGAAACCACCGCGATGACTAAAGCACAAATTCTGCAACAAGCTGGTACTTCTATTCTGGCTCAAGCAAAACAGTTGCCTAACTCTGCAATGACACTATTGCAGTAG
- the flgL gene encoding flagellar hook-associated protein FlgL: MINRISSFHNYQSVQNDLRRQESKVHHNQAQLASGKKLVDPSDDPMATHYIQNIGQQSEQLKQYVESIVMSRNRLEHHEVIVANAESFIDEGKRTVMEMINGSLSPEDRMAKQREIEELFNNLFTLANTQDESGNYIFAGTKTKIQPFFRDKADNVSYSGDDYQRKMRVASGLEMAINDPGSKMFMEISNPFGDYNPNYKLQEGSELLLERATNLDASDDASYKVTFVDMPEGKYGYQLERNGSVVKADEYDPSQGIQYKDMSLLVKGKISKGDVIELEPQKTFDMFDSLKRARDLSEGSVSDASNSAELHQVTRELHAAFIHLNKARSDIGARLSTLDTQEQQHEDFRMTLAKSKSTFEDLDYASAVIEFNENTRALQASQQAFGKAKDLTLFNYI, translated from the coding sequence ATGATTAATCGAATTTCCAGCTTTCATAACTACCAATCAGTGCAAAATGATCTGCGTCGTCAAGAGAGCAAAGTTCATCATAACCAAGCTCAATTAGCTTCAGGTAAAAAACTGGTCGACCCGAGTGATGATCCGATGGCGACTCATTACATTCAAAATATTGGTCAACAATCGGAGCAACTTAAGCAGTATGTTGAGTCGATTGTGATGTCACGTAATCGCCTAGAGCATCATGAAGTGATCGTTGCTAATGCCGAAAGCTTTATCGATGAAGGCAAACGTACTGTGATGGAAATGATTAACGGCTCGTTGTCACCTGAAGACCGTATGGCAAAGCAGCGAGAAATAGAAGAGCTATTCAATAACCTATTTACCTTGGCTAATACTCAAGATGAGTCAGGAAACTATATCTTCGCCGGAACGAAGACAAAGATTCAGCCATTTTTTAGAGATAAAGCCGATAATGTGAGTTACTCAGGTGACGATTACCAGCGCAAGATGCGTGTTGCGAGTGGGCTTGAAATGGCGATCAATGATCCAGGCAGCAAAATGTTTATGGAAATCAGCAACCCATTTGGCGATTACAACCCAAACTATAAGTTGCAAGAAGGCTCTGAGTTGCTGCTTGAACGAGCCACTAATCTCGACGCTAGCGATGATGCCAGTTACAAAGTGACGTTTGTTGACATGCCGGAAGGTAAATACGGTTACCAATTGGAGCGCAATGGCAGCGTGGTTAAAGCAGATGAATACGATCCGAGTCAAGGTATTCAATATAAAGATATGTCGCTGCTGGTAAAAGGCAAAATCAGCAAAGGTGACGTCATTGAGCTCGAGCCACAAAAAACGTTTGATATGTTCGATAGCTTAAAACGCGCCCGAGACTTATCGGAGGGCTCAGTGTCTGATGCTTCTAATTCTGCTGAATTGCATCAAGTGACTCGAGAGCTACATGCTGCATTTATTCATCTTAACAAAGCACGCTCTGATATTGGTGCGCGTTTAAGTACTCTTGATACTCAAGAGCAGCAGCATGAAGATTTTCGTATGACTTTGGCTAAGTCGAAAAGTACTTTCGAAGATCTAGACTATGCCTCAGCTGTGATTGAGTTTAATGAAAATACTCGAGCGCTGCAGGCCTCACAACAAGCTTTTGGCAAAGCGAAAGATCTGACTCTGTTTAATTACATTTAA
- the flgK gene encoding flagellar hook-associated protein FlgK, whose translation MASDLLSLGTQSVLTAQKQLNTTGHNISNVNTEGYSRQSVIQGTNDPRQFGGQTYGMGVHVENVRRSWDQFAVNELNIATTNHANRHDSEDDLRILSSVLSSVTSQKIPENMNGWFDAVKSLADSPNDMGSRKVVLEKAWFTAQNFNDLHESIRRQQDVADKKLEMGVERINQIGIELRDVNRMMMRSPGPHVDLMDQHESLVRELSEYTKVTVTPRSNREGFNIHIGNGNTLVSGAESSTLTLVDGMPNARQRRLAMIEGEGIKAITSNDIDGKIGSMLNMRDEKIPYLMDELGKMAIGFANAVNHLQSQGLDLKGNVGEEMFTNINSEIAVKSRVVAASNSKADLEVYIDNIKPLKTGEYALQYQGGDYYVTKPNGEREQVDVKNNAILVDGLRIKINQGLESGERVYIRPTRNGAGEIKLALEDATKIAAQSYEASTTFAQGTAKFEIEAAGDLREFEVIVSPDGKQFAVTNTKGQVLLQPQPYPPTDKVTVQGTSFTLSEGARPGDKFTANLVPSEGGNGNLRKMQFLQTDKHLNGGESTIIDIYHDLNTNVGLKLATASQLTDISRVEKETAQERVASISGVNLDEEAANMMKFQQAYMASSRVMQAANETFDTILALR comes from the coding sequence ATGGCGTCGGATCTTCTGAGTTTAGGTACACAGAGTGTACTCACCGCTCAGAAACAATTGAACACTACCGGTCATAATATTTCCAATGTAAATACAGAGGGTTATAGTCGCCAATCTGTAATTCAAGGGACCAATGATCCGCGCCAGTTTGGTGGGCAAACCTATGGCATGGGTGTGCATGTGGAAAATGTTCGCCGCTCTTGGGACCAGTTTGCGGTTAATGAGTTAAATATTGCCACTACCAACCATGCGAACCGCCACGATAGCGAAGATGACTTACGTATTTTAAGTAGCGTGCTCTCTTCGGTGACCTCACAAAAGATCCCAGAAAATATGAATGGATGGTTTGATGCGGTCAAATCATTAGCAGATAGCCCTAATGATATGGGCTCGCGTAAAGTCGTATTAGAGAAGGCTTGGTTTACCGCGCAAAACTTTAATGATCTGCATGAATCGATCCGTCGTCAGCAAGATGTGGCTGACAAGAAACTGGAAATGGGTGTGGAGCGCATTAACCAGATTGGTATCGAACTGCGTGATGTCAACCGTATGATGATGCGTAGCCCTGGTCCTCACGTTGATTTGATGGATCAGCATGAAAGCTTAGTACGTGAACTGTCGGAATATACGAAAGTGACGGTAACGCCACGTTCAAACCGCGAAGGCTTCAATATCCATATTGGTAACGGTAACACCTTAGTCTCCGGTGCGGAGTCGAGTACATTGACTTTGGTTGACGGTATGCCAAACGCCAGACAGCGTCGCCTTGCCATGATTGAAGGCGAGGGGATCAAAGCCATCACAAGTAATGATATCGATGGCAAGATTGGCTCGATGCTCAATATGCGTGATGAAAAAATTCCTTACCTAATGGATGAGCTTGGCAAGATGGCCATTGGTTTTGCGAATGCGGTTAACCATTTGCAATCACAAGGCTTAGATCTGAAAGGTAATGTTGGTGAAGAGATGTTTACCAATATTAACTCGGAAATAGCGGTTAAATCCCGAGTGGTTGCCGCTTCTAATTCGAAAGCCGATCTGGAAGTCTATATCGATAACATCAAACCACTAAAAACCGGTGAGTACGCGTTGCAATATCAAGGCGGTGATTATTACGTCACAAAGCCAAATGGTGAACGTGAGCAAGTTGATGTAAAGAATAATGCAATCTTGGTTGATGGGCTGCGCATCAAAATCAATCAAGGCTTAGAGAGTGGTGAACGAGTTTATATTCGTCCAACTCGGAATGGTGCTGGAGAGATCAAACTCGCTTTGGAAGATGCGACAAAAATTGCCGCTCAAAGTTATGAGGCATCGACGACTTTTGCACAAGGTACGGCAAAGTTTGAAATTGAAGCTGCGGGCGATTTACGTGAGTTTGAAGTGATCGTATCGCCAGACGGCAAACAGTTTGCGGTGACTAATACCAAAGGTCAGGTGTTATTGCAGCCTCAACCTTACCCACCAACCGATAAGGTAACGGTGCAAGGCACAAGTTTTACCCTGTCAGAAGGGGCAAGACCGGGTGATAAATTTACCGCTAACCTTGTTCCTTCCGAAGGTGGTAACGGCAACTTACGCAAAATGCAGTTTTTACAGACGGATAAACATCTTAATGGTGGGGAGTCGACCATTATTGATATTTACCACGATCTCAATACGAATGTCGGCTTGAAGCTTGCGACCGCTTCCCAATTGACGGATATCTCACGTGTTGAAAAAGAGACCGCGCAAGAGCGTGTGGCAAGTATATCAGGGGTTAACCTTGATGAAGAAGCTGCCAACATGATGAAGTTTCAACAAGCTTATATGGCATCATCGCGGGTAATGCAAGCCGCGAATGAAACCTTTGATACGATACTGGCATTGAGGTAG